The genomic stretch CTCACTctctttgtgtttgtgtttgtgtttatcCTAAAAAGAATAATTTTGGAAAATGTGTATAGCACGTAACAAAGATGTTTATCTTCGTCATAGTGTGATTGAGATTTTAAAGAGTAAGCTTAAGGAGTAAAATAGcaactaaataaaaatagatgTCATGGATTGTgactgtttttatttttatagagGTCAATTCAAACGATGTAGATTCTCTACATAAGATAGAGATGGAAATGAATGGTGTAGATTCATAATAAATGGTGGGCGCTGTTGTAGATTTTTTATATGATGTAcattacaataaattaaattaatggtGGCGATTCAATGACGTAGACGACCAGACCCGACCAGACCAGACCCCTTCAGTTCCTACAACTccaattattattttgattctccataataaaatgaaaatcgaataataataataataataataataataataataataataataataatactttgGAGTAGGTGCAAAAGTATTAGACttgtatttcattattttttggtTATTCATATCTCGTCTCGAAcatttaataaatgaatatcGTGACATTGGATGTCATATGACCAATTTATAGGCATTTTACATACCTAAATTATCTTTTAAAAATCCCTAGAAATATAATTCcaagaatttaataaatttttatctGTTTATTAACTAGAAATGGTACCTGAGAAAcaaggaggagaggaagagagttGAATAATTCCACCATTAAAAATGAAGTCTCTTTGTTTATGATATCTGCTACAGCCTACAGCTAATCTCAAtgcttaaaatttttaattctcAATATAACCATATTATTATCCTAATCTCCACCGCCATCATCTCACCTATACAGTTCTTTTTTCCCACATTAAAAAGCAAAAATAATATCACAATGGTgctcaaaatggaaaatttatTACTCCTCAAGTGGAAATAAATCACTAATCAGTCCATATAACGGATGATGAGAATGATCATCTGTGAACCGAGGCGTGGTACGCCATCGGGACAGGTGTCCCCACGCCATAGGCCATGTGTGGTGGCGGAGGCAGGCTCACTGGCGTCCCAACTGCTGAGACGACGCCTATTGGTTGCCCCATGGTTGGCGCGCCGTACATGGTCACTCCaagagctgctgctgctgctgcaccACCCACCACCTGCTTGCCGGGTTTAACAGGTGGGCCTCCGTTGGTCTGGCCGGTGATTGGAGCTTGGGGCACGGACACGTCCCCATTGGCAACGCTGGTGATGTCGTGGATGCTGGAACGCCTCCTGTCCTTGTTCATGGAGTTGAGGCGGATGAAGTACTTCTGCGCGTGGCTGGCCACCTGCGTGGGGGTCCTCGTCACCACAAAGTTGCGAGAAATGCTCCTCCAGTCACCCTTTCCGTATTTGTCCAAACCAAGGAGGAACAATCTGTTGGGTTGGGAGAGTTCATGAAAATGACACCATCAGTCAACTATCACATCCATGTTTCCATGTATGAAATTGATTCATTCCCTTTCCTCACTATTTGCCTAAATGTAGCAGGTGTCGAGTTTTCAGAACGCGTAACACAGGAGATCAACCGAGAGAAATGAGCACTACTCCACAACTAAGTACAAATCAACAGCACAAATTTCCTGACTGCTTAAGATGGCGATTGAATGAAAAAAGGAGTATTTCAAATACTAGCAACTATTGCAGTTGGGAATGTTCAATCTCCTCACAGAGCAAAGATATATACAACTACAAGGaaaataatcataaaaaataGAGACTGGGCTGGACAAGCTGTCACACAATACAAGTTTTCATGAATCAAACAACACACTATCTCAATAACAAGTGTAGAATTTTGCATCATGTAAGTAGGGATATCAGTAGATTTGGAACACTGCTTTTGACTTAGCCAAGAAGAATGAAAGGCTGAACTGTTGATATAGAGAAAGAAATCAATGAAACTGAACACAAAGCAGCAAATTAGGCATTAGGGCTGCTAATAACAACTTCTTATATCAAAATACAAATAGAGATTCAGTTAGTTATAGCAATATCAGAAACAAAAAATCATCACTGGCTCAGATTTGAGATTAAATCAATGAAATTTGCTATAATCTGCATATACAAAATCTGTAGGGCCTGGTTTCTTTCATCCTCTACACAGTTTCAGTTATAAACAAATTATGTGATAGTGGCATTAAATTGGTCCAAACTGAGGACAAGGGATGTATACCTATGTTCATCCTCTGTCCAAGCAATCCCCTTCCGGCGTTCCTGATCGGAGCGGGATGACTTGGCATCGCAGTTCAAATGGCCAAAACTGCCGCCTTTTTTAGCAGACACATCATCACCAGCAAGGCTGGATGAGCCATCTGAGGAAGGATTGTAACTAGGAACCTCAACAAAACCGGATTCTATGCGGCTAACATCTTCCACTAGGAGCTCATAGTGCTGCTTAATCTCCTCCACTGATTTCCCAGAAACATCAGCTGCAATTTTCTCCCATCTGTCTGAAGAATTCTCAGGATAAGCAGCTATTGCCTTCTCAAACTGCATATCCTGCTCCCTACTCCACACAGAGCTACTTGATTCAACAGCAGGCATCTATCTAGGATTGTTAGAATTTCAATTCTTGTTCTTGAAAAATATTGTTTTTCTCACACCCCTCAGCAGAACTATTCCCACTCCCACCAACAACTCAACAaggcaatcaagaaataaataagCTAAATCTTGGAATTGGGATCTAACCAATCTATTGTAATCAAGAACAGAGGAGGGGGAAAGTGGTGGTGGAGTGAATGATGAATGAGTGAAATTTGCTTGGCAAATTCAAGAactggtgtgtgtgtgtgtgtgaaatggaGAGCCCCTATTGATGAGAAAAAGGCAATATTGGTTAGGAGAGCATGAGAAATATCTGAAAATCATAAAAACGAAAGCATTTACTTACTAGTAAAAAAAGGAATTGCAATTATGGAACAAAAAAAGATGGAGACTTTTTAATTGGTGAGTGTATATTGAGTACTGAGAGAGAGTAATTAGaggtgtgtgtaaagtgtgaaaGAGACCACCTTGGTACCAAACAAGAAACCCCAGAAGTGTAGAATGGATAAAAACAGCACTCAAATTGCCATCACTCACCCCTACAAATTTCAAATGGCCAAGCACCCCATATTTTGATAGCTCCTCTTTTCACTGCACAGGCCCACTGCCAAATATCAATTCTACTACACTAAACTTTTACAGTTCAACTTCaacctatctctctctctctaaggAAAGCCCTCTTTTTTTGGGAGAGTAACATACATAAAGACCAAAACTTTCTACACATTAAGAATACCCCAGATTTAGAGTTCAAGAATGAACAAGTCAGAAAAACCCTTTCAGCATTTTGCAAtaacaaagagagagaaaagatgatCATTTCCTACCAACACCCATTTCAACACAAGACAAAGACAGGAAGAAGCGTACAAATCTGTCAAAAATGTAGCCATACTTGAAAGAATCACAACCTTTTCAACTGATATTCACTTTATAAGTGAATTAATGAAATGTAACCATCTTTTGACAGTTTACCAAAAGCTCGCACACAACAGAATACTACTAAGAATTAATGAATAAGTAAGGGCTTTTATCTCATAGCTAGACATGACTGTGTAAAGCTCAAACTGGATTTCGTTGGTTTTtcaacataaaataataaaacatacAGATGGTATTGGCAGTCAATTATTTTCGAGATTCTCTGTTAAGAAGAAGGCCAATGAAATTCTTTGTTCATACAAGGGTGAAATTCTTTATTGCATTTTATTTagactattttattttgtttgtttgattaatagtagtaattattctAGCAGGAGATTGGGAATAATGTTTGTGACATAGAGAAAAACGCATCCAGATAAATTTAAAAGCAATAAATGAACCGCTTGATTTATTGTGAAAAATAATGTAACCATTTCATGGTATGACATAAAGTTGTTTGGTGGAGACGTCATCATTAACAAGTAAAACGTTAAAGAACCAAACCATTTAATCAAACAATAGTGTAATAAAtcgaattatattttatttagttactATCGTAGTACATTTTTGTAAGTATCATgtaattttattagtaattcATGATTGTCCAGATTAGTGTACCTGCAGCATATTTTCTAGTACTATTTTCACATCACAAAAATTTATAGACTGAAAAAGTTACTTTAGGAGGCAGAAATATAATTATCCACGCAATAATAATCAAGCCTTCATTAAATGCACGAGTGATATTTGCAGAGATgcgaaaatggaaataatagAAAAGGTTGGGGTTACATGAAATTTCGGGATGGCATTTTGATTGGATATCCAGAAAAAATCAAACCGCCCCAAAACGGAAACATTTACACATTCTCATTCTTCCGTCAACAAAAAAGGtttgataatttttatatttcatttcctttatttatttgattaatatttaatatataaaagggaTATTTATCTTTAACACCATGAACTTTGCTTAAAATTTAGTATTTctcatgaactttgaaattgatttATAATAAtacaaactttgcattttgtttgatacgttttatgatattttaaatcacTTTTTAAGTACATAACATGTAGGATAAAAAGTCATGTTGAAAACCacgttgatttaattgtgtcaagtatgataaaaataagTCTCGTAAATTTGTCAAATATAGTAATAGACATgccgtgggaaataccaaacaaagtgcaaagtttgtgatattatatatcaATTTCAAAGTTAATGGGAAATACAAAATTTTAGTTAAATTTATGATTTGAGAGGAATTTCCCTATATAAAAATTGAACTAATGTTTCATtgaattcatatttttaaaaatttatgttgaaaatataattaagagagtagtactatttatactagaggagaggagaggagaggagagggggGTTGTGTCGTGTGGGTGCAAAAACGTGTGGGGGAGTGGAGCACTGCAGAGGGTGTGTTCATTTTGATTGAGAAAATACAGAAAAGGAAGTGGGGCCCACCAAGTGGGAAGTAGCGAATCAAAACACGCTCTCCCTCTCCATcatcaaataaatgaataatctGAATTTCAGTTTCATTACCTTGCATGACTTAAATCATCTatatagaaataaaacattagaATTTGTGAAGTCCATGGAATTATGAGATAATGCTAAATATGGATTGGTAATTATTTGGCATAGCAAAGTTTGGAAGGTAAATACAATAATCTATTCTCTTTCAATCTTTCTTTTTCGTTTCTTTTCTGAGTTGGATtatgatggggtgcgtactaaacaagcccaacagcaatgacggcccatcagcccgaagcccaaggaagagtatgagttcggcattaccaaagagttcggaggagttcggcattaccaaagagttcggcctcagcctacagctcggtaaaagccaaccaatcaagctctgctctcaggtcggcatcaaactctactctcagatcggcaaccaaagcagttcggtctcagtattcgaccgaacaaggagttagtggacccatgcaggatttccacaacttccaacacacccactaccacgtggcgtcaactcaggccacgatcttaggccatgacctacacgacatcc from Salvia splendens isolate huo1 chromosome 4, SspV2, whole genome shotgun sequence encodes the following:
- the LOC121798597 gene encoding transcription factor SRM1-like translates to MPAVESSSSVWSREQDMQFEKAIAAYPENSSDRWEKIAADVSGKSVEEIKQHYELLVEDVSRIESGFVEVPSYNPSSDGSSSLAGDDVSAKKGGSFGHLNCDAKSSRSDQERRKGIAWTEDEHRLFLLGLDKYGKGDWRSISRNFVVTRTPTQVASHAQKYFIRLNSMNKDRRRSSIHDITSVANGDVSVPQAPITGQTNGGPPVKPGKQVVGGAAAAAALGVTMYGAPTMGQPIGVVSAVGTPVSLPPPPHMAYGVGTPVPMAYHASVHR